TCGCCCGCAGCGCTCTGAAGAACCGGCTCCGTCAATATGACGCCACCGGAAGTCGCGCGTTCGAGCGCGTTCCTTATGCCGCGCTTGAAATAATTCAGGTCCTTTCCCCGGTTCTCGTCGCTTGAATTGTCCTCGTCCACGGCCCTGATCGCCAGAGCCAGGTGAGGATCCGCGCCGTTCGCCGGGTGCTCGACATCGAAACAGCCGCGATAGGTATTGCGTACGTCCTCGCCCGGCAGAGGCTGGATCGATCCGCCGGATCCAATATCCAGCCCGGAGTGGTTCGCCAGGGTACCCGTTGTGTGAGCCTCGATCTGGTAATACCCACCGAACGACGCGACGACGAGGTCGAGCCGCGGCTCGTCACGGTTGTTGTCTTCATGAATATCGATGATCAGCTTGTAGCAGACCTTCATGCGATCACGGACGAAATCGTCCAAGGTATCGAGATCGAAGGTCTTCGCGAAGCCTTCCAGCCTGTAAAGTCGGTATCCCTCGCGCACCGGGCCGTTCGACACATGCTCGCCGGCCCACTCGATTTCGCCCACGGGCATGGACCAGTCGGGGTTCGAGGTTGCGAAATTGTCGCCGCGATCTGAATTCCACCACGAAAAGATTGGCACGGTTCCCCTTGGCTGCGGTCGCTTGGGGTCGTAGAGATACCCTTCGTGCCGTGAATGATGGTAGTCCGGCGCCAGGATATCACCTGGCAGATGGCGCGGATCCGTGGTGAGAAAATTGTCACCTCGGCTGGGGCTGTAGAAACGGGACACCCGAACCGTCCCGCCGGGTTGTGGATCATCCGGGGCGAAGAGTGCGCCCTCGATCCGGTACATCGTGTAGCCGTCGTGGGCTTCGATGCTGGTCCCGGGCGCGGCGGCCCAAGCTCTATCCGTGGTCGCGAAGTTGTCCTTGCGCGCGGCACTCCACCAACTGAAAAGCGGTATCTCTCTGGACGACATTCGAATTCCCCCCCTTTGTCGCAGGCGATCAGTTCGGATTGCTGCTTCGAAATCGAGACGTCCCTGTCATTCTCCGGCTATTCCGGCACCAAGCTTTCCTCCGAACACACGCAACCACATCAGATCATCTAGCTCCACATTACGTTACGTCAATTTTGGTGGTGGGAAAGGCCGCGCGCAAAGTCGATGACCTCCCCAGTGGCAACGCGGTAAACGTCCGCGTTCCGCCCGTCCCAGGACATTCCAGGATCGCGCAGTATCGGTCAAAGAGGGCTCCTTCCGGCCCTTCGTCGCTTGCTGCCTTGACGGCAGCTTCAGGCGCTGGCGAGCGCGGGCCATGAGAGGCAGGCCCTTCCGACGCAAGGGGCAACCCCGGACCCCCGCCGAGATTTGTTCGCTCTGGTTTCAAACGATATTTCCCGCCCGAAAGGCGGGTCCTTTTGATCCGTGCCAATTGGGCGGGCTCCGGGGTTGGGCTTTTCACTGGGGCGTTTCACGGGGGCTGCTCACGCGGTTGTGCGGCTTGCCGGGCCCGGCTCTGTGCCTATGTCACATCCAGGCGGGGGCGGGGTCGCTATGCGATCTCCAAGCGTTTTGCAAAGGATTGCCCGCATGTCCGATTCCAAGTTCGAGTCCCGTCCGCTGTCCGTGCCCTCGGGCCGGTTCGCAAGGATGGCCAAGTTCGGCGGGCTGGCCTCCAACCTGGCGGGAACGGCGGCGATCAACGGCATGCAGCAGCTTGCGCAGGGGCATCGGCCGAAGGCGCGCGATCTGTTCCTGACACCCGCCAACATGCGCAAGGTCGCCGACCGGCTGGCGCATATGCGTGGCGCGGCGATGAAGGTCGGCCAGCTCGTCTCGATGGATGCCGGCGACATGCTGCCGCCCGAGCTGGCCGAGATCATGGCGCGGCTTCGGGCCGATGCCCATTACATGCCGGGCGGTCAGCTCAAGCAGGTGCTGAATGCCAATTGGGGCGAGGGCTGGCTGAAACGCTTTGTCCGCTTTGACGTGCGCCCGGTTGCCGCCGCCTCGATCGGACAGGTGCACCGCGCGCAGACGAAGGATGGCCGCGATCTGGCGATCAAGGTGCAATATCCGGGGGTCCGCCGCTCGATCGACAGCGATGTCGACAATGTGGCGGCGCTGCTGAGGCTGTCGGGGGCGATGCCGAAGGAGATGGACATCGCGCCGCTTCTGGACGAGGCCAAGCGGCAGCTGCATGAAGAGGCCGATTACGCGCGCGAGGGCCATTATCTGGGCCGTTTCGCCGATCTGCTGGCCGGGGCGCCCGATTTCGTGGTGCCGGGGCGGCATGAGGACCTGACCACCGAAAACGTGCTGGCGATGGATTTCGTCGAAGGCGTCGGCATCGAGACCCTGACCGACGCGCCGCAGGCCGAGCGCGACCGGGTGATGGGGCTTCTGGTCTCGCTTCTGTTCCGCGAGCTGTTCGAGTTCCGGCTGATGCAGACCGATCCGAATTTTGCCAATTACCGCTATCAGCCCGAAACCGGCCGGGTGGTGTTGCTGGATTTCGGCGCCTCGCGCGAATTTCCGGCGGCGATGACCGAGGCCTTTCGCGGGCTGATGCGGGCCGGGCTTGCGGGCGATCGCGCCGCGATCCGGCAGGCGATCCTCGAGATCGGGTTCTTCGCCGAGGACACCGCGGCCCGCCACCAGCAGCTGATGATCGACATGTTCGAGATGTCGATGGAGCCGCTTCACCGTCCCGGCGCCTTCGATTTCGCCGAGAACGATGTGGCGCTTCGGATGCGCGATGCCGGGATGGCTCTGGGCCAGGACCGCGATTTCTGGCACGTGCCGCCGATGGACACGCTGTTCATGCAGCGCAAGTTCGGCGGCATGTACCTGCTGGCCAGCCGCCTCAGGGCGCGGATCGACCTGCGCGAGATCCTGGCGCCCTATGTCTAGCGGCCCGGCTCAGCCCTTGACGAAGACCCGGCTCGGGTGCAGCTCGCCCGCCTTGTAGATGCCGACCGCCACCGCCTCGCCATCGAGCGAGGCCCAGGCCTCGTCGCCATATTCCACATCCGAGGCCAGCACGATGCCGGGATTGCCGTTGCGGAGCTTGGTCGCGCCGTCGGGCGTGGTGCGCAGTTCGGGCAGATCGGCCAGACCTTCCTCGAGCGGGCGCAGATGGGTGTCGAGCTCGGGGTCGCGTGCAAGCTTTTCGATCAGATCGAAGGTGACGCCATCCTCGATCTCGAACGGCCCGGCCCAGACCCGGCGCAGGCTGACCACATGGCCATGGCAGCCCAGCGCCTGTCCCAGGTCGCGGGCGATCGAGCGCACATAGCCGCCCTTGCCGCAGATCATCTCCAGCACCGCGTGATCGGCATCGGGGCGCTCGACCATCTCGAGGCTTTCGACATAAAGCGGGCGGGCCGCGATCTCGACCTCCTCGCCCGCGCGGGCCAGCGCATAGGCACGCTCGCCGTCGATCTTGACCGCCGAGAATTGCGGCGGCACCTGCTCGATATCGCCGACGAAGGCGGGCAGGGCGGCATGGATCTCGTCATCCGAGGGCCGCTTTTCCGAGGTCGCGATCACCTCGCCCTCGGCATCGTCGGTATTGGTGGCCGCGCCGAAGCGCATGGTGAAGCGATAGGCCTTCAGCGCATCGGTGACGAAGGGCACCGTCTTGGTGGCCTCGCCCAGCGCCACCGCCAGAACCCCGGTCGCCGCCGGGTCGAGCGTGCCGGCATGGCCCGCCTTCTTCGCGTTGAAGGCCCAGCGGACCTTGTTGACGACGGCGGTCGAAGTCAGGCCCTCGGGCTTGTCCACGACCAGCCAGCCCGAAATGTCGCGTCCCTTGCGGCTGCGTCCCATATGCCTTGGCTCCTGCGATGCGGTCCGAACGACCCGGATGCTTGTACGAGGCACGCCTGCTAGCGAAGCCCGGAGCATCCGTCAATCCGGCGCGCGATCCCGTGGCGGCCGTCTAGTCCCCGGCGGGCACGACCGCGCCGACGATCGGCCCCATCGGCAGCCCGGCATCGTGGCGCCCCAGGGCGGGGGCGTAAAGCTTCGACACCTTGCCGTCGAAGTAAAGTGCGTTGGGGGTTTCCAGCACGTCGCGGAAGAGCCGGGCGAATTCGTGGAAGCTGACCGGCGCGTCGGAAATCGCGAAATGCACCCGGCCCGCGGCATCGACCCCGACGCCGTTCCGGACATGGCGCGAGGTGCTGTCGGGCAGGAAGCGCGGATGCAGCGCGCCGTCGATCACCAGCATCGGCCCGGATTGCGTCGCGTAGCGGCAATCGGGCGGGTCGGCCAGATAGGCGCGGGTCTCGATCACCTCGGCGCGGCCGTCTTCAAGGCAGAGCACCCCGTTCGGCAGCATCCCGAAATTGCCCGGACCGGCCGGGGCCACGGCGCGCATCTCCTGCTTGCCGTTCTCGACATAAAGCCCCACGGGCCGGCGGTCGGGATGGTACATCCCGGCATTCATCGCAAAGGCCAGGGTCTCGCCCCCGGCCGCCAGCGCCTGGTTCACCCGGCCGAAGCTGCCATAGATCCCGCCCTGCTCGGTCCTGAGAAACAGCCGCAGATCGTCGGTCGCCGGATCGGCGCTGCAGATGACATAGCCACGGCCCTCATGGGTCAGGGGGTGGCAGGCGGGCTCTGCCGCGGCGGGCAGGGGAAGAAGGACGGCCAGAAGAAGGGGGGCGGCCCTAATCCTCATCGCCATCGGGGGCCGCCAGGTCGCGGCGCACGGTCTCGTCGGCCAGCAGCCGCCGGGTCTCGTCCATCCGGTCGAAGGTCTCGTCGAGGGTGAAGCGCAGTTCGGGCGTGAACTTGAGCTGGGTCTTCTTGCCGACAGCCCGGCGCAGCTCGCCGCGGTTGCGGCGCAGCGCGGCCAGCGCCTCTTCGGCATGATTGCCCCCCAGCGGCAGCACGAAGGCGGTCGCGACCTTCAGGTCGGGCGAGGCGCGGACCTCGCCCACGGTGATCGAGAGCGCGGTCAGCTCGGGGTCGTGCACGTCGCCGCGTGCCAGCACTTCCGAGAGGCTGCGGCGGATAAGCTCGCCGACGCGAAGCTGTCTTTGGGACGGGGCGGAGGATCTGGACATGGGCTGCATCTAGGCCACCCGAAGGGCTTTGCCAAGCGGGGCTTTGCGCGCGCCCGCCCATGGGCTACATCGGGCCCAGTCGGGTCGAAGGAGTAAGTATGATGGACAGCCTGCCGGGCATCGTGGTGATGGGCGCCTCGGGGCGCATGGGTCAGATGCTGATCGGGGCCGTGCTGCAAAGCGGGAAGGCCCGGCTTGCGGGCTGCGTCGAACGGCCCGGCCATCCCTGGATCGGCCGCGACGTGGGCGAGGCGATGGGCGGCCCGGCGGTTGGCGTGAAGGTCACCGACGACGCGCTGGCGGTGATCGCCAAGGCCCAGGCGGTGATCGACTTCACCACGCCCGAGGCCACGGTCGCGACCGCGACCCTGACCGCGCAGGCCCGCGCCGTGCATGTGATCGGCACCACCGGGTTCGAGCCCGAGCATCTGCAGAAGATCAAGGCCGCCGCCCGCCATGCGGTGATCGTGCGGGCCGGCAACATGAGCCTCGGTGTCAATCTGCTGATGCAGCTGACCCGCCGGGTCGCCGCCGCGCTGGACGACGATTTCGACATCGAGATCGTCGAGGCCCATCACCGTCACAAGGTCGACGCGCCCTCGGGCACCGCGCTGATGCTGGGTCAGGCGGCGGCGGAAGGCCGGCACATCGCGCTCGACGATTGCTCCGAGCGCGGCCGCGACGGCATCACCGGCGAACGGGCGAAGGGCGCGATCGGCTTCTCGGCAATTCGCGGCGGCGACATCGTCGGCGAACATGACGTGATCTTTGCCGGAGAGGGCGAACGGATCGTGCTGCGTCATGTCGCGACCGACCGCCGGATCTTCGCCCGCGGCGCGCTGAAGGCCGCGCTCTGGGGGCAGGACCAGAAGCCCGGCGAATATGACATGCTCGACGTGCTGGGGCTTTAGGGCCCGCCCGATCATGGGAGTGCATTTGCCATCTGCTCGGCACCCGTTTCGGCGCCCGGCAGTCCCCCGTGGCAGAAGGGATGGTTGAAAGCCCTGGTCCTCATCGACATGCAGATGGAGATGCAGCGTCTTTCGGGATGCCCCTCGCCCTGGCCGATACGCCGCGTGACGTCGAAGGGGGAGCCGCGGTGCAGTGCCGGAGCAGCCAGGGGGCACCAGCCGGGCTGGTCGTTGCGAGCGCCGAAGCCGCGATTCGGGCGAGGCCAAGGGCGCGAGCGGCACCGGAGCGCCTATGCGGACCTGTCGTCGGAACTCCGGCCCCACATACGCTTTGTTTAACCGGCCCCCGTCAGATAGAAATGCCTGAACAACGCACGAGCTTGTCCCGCAGGATATGACGAGACCTTTGATTTGACGGAGTTGGAATGACAGGACTGGAGCGGACCGTACGGGTCTACCGACATTGGCACCTCAGTGTCGCCGTGGCAGGCAACTTCTTGTTCCTTGTGGGCTCCGTTCTCTTTCTGCCGACATTTTCAAGCTGGGAAACCGCGGGGGTGTGGATGTTCATCGTCGGATCGTTCCTGATGTTGATCGGGGCCTTCGGAGAAGTCGCGAAAGCCGTTTACGAGAAACATGAGCGCGATCGGATGTAAGCGACAGGGCCGCATGTGACGGCTCTGTCCCGCTTGACGGGCCTGTCGAAATGAAGATGCGAAGGCCGGTTCCGAGACCGGGCCTGCCGCCGCCTGGCCCGTCCCGAACGGCGCCCCTTTGCCCGGGGGCCCGTTCTGCCCGGGGTCTCGGGGCGGGAGCTCAGAAGTCGATGGCGATGCCCTTCTTTTCCCAGTCGCCATAGCGCGCCGGGTCCGGGCCGTCGCGGCCTCCCAGCTCGACGGGGCGCGCCGCCTCGGCGGCTTCGGCAGCCTTGCGGCGTTCGGCGGCCTCGGCCAGCGCACGCCGGGCGGCGGGCGGCAGATCCTTGCGGGCGGTGTTTTCTGCGTCGTCGGACATCGGGCGCCTCCTTGCCGGTTGCGATCCGGTGATATACCGGGGGCGCGGCATGGAGCAAGCGGGGGCCGGGATGGACGAAGCACGGGAACGCGGGACCGAGCGCACGCGGGCGGCGGCGCTGGAGCTGATCCGCGCGGTGCTGGAAGACCGGCGGCTGATCGCCGAACTGGCCGGACCCGAGGGCCCGCTGGAGCCTCTGGAGCCCTCGGAGCGCGCCCGCGCCCGGCGGCTGGCAGTGTCGACGCTGCGCCATATGGGCCGCGCCGATGCGGTGCTGAAGCCGTTCCTGCGCCGGCCGCCGCCGCCGCCGATCCGCGCCATCCTCAGGCTCGCGACGGTCGAGATGCTGGACGGCGGGGCCGCGGCCCATGGCGCGGTCAATGCGGCCGTGGCGCTGGCCCGGGCCGACCGCAAGACCGAGGCGCTGGCGGGGCTGGTCAATGCGGTCCTGCGCAAGGTGGCCGATCTGCCCGCCAGCGACTGGCAGGCGTTGCCGCCGCCGCGTTTGCCGGGCTGGCTGCGCGGCCGGCTCGACAGCGCCTGGGGGCGGGCGGCCGTGGTCGGGATCGAGGCCGCCCATGCCGCGGGCGCGCCGCTGGATC
The genomic region above belongs to Rhodovulum sulfidophilum DSM 1374 and contains:
- the truB gene encoding tRNA pseudouridine(55) synthase TruB, with the translated sequence MGRSRKGRDISGWLVVDKPEGLTSTAVVNKVRWAFNAKKAGHAGTLDPAATGVLAVALGEATKTVPFVTDALKAYRFTMRFGAATNTDDAEGEVIATSEKRPSDDEIHAALPAFVGDIEQVPPQFSAVKIDGERAYALARAGEEVEIAARPLYVESLEMVERPDADHAVLEMICGKGGYVRSIARDLGQALGCHGHVVSLRRVWAGPFEIEDGVTFDLIEKLARDPELDTHLRPLEEGLADLPELRTTPDGATKLRNGNPGIVLASDVEYGDEAWASLDGEAVAVGIYKAGELHPSRVFVKG
- the rbfA gene encoding 30S ribosome-binding factor RbfA — encoded protein: MSRSSAPSQRQLRVGELIRRSLSEVLARGDVHDPELTALSITVGEVRASPDLKVATAFVLPLGGNHAEEALAALRRNRGELRRAVGKKTQLKFTPELRFTLDETFDRMDETRRLLADETVRRDLAAPDGDED
- a CDS encoding YrhK family protein encodes the protein MTGLERTVRVYRHWHLSVAVAGNFLFLVGSVLFLPTFSSWETAGVWMFIVGSFLMLIGAFGEVAKAVYEKHERDRM
- a CDS encoding ABC1 kinase family protein, with translation MSDSKFESRPLSVPSGRFARMAKFGGLASNLAGTAAINGMQQLAQGHRPKARDLFLTPANMRKVADRLAHMRGAAMKVGQLVSMDAGDMLPPELAEIMARLRADAHYMPGGQLKQVLNANWGEGWLKRFVRFDVRPVAAASIGQVHRAQTKDGRDLAIKVQYPGVRRSIDSDVDNVAALLRLSGAMPKEMDIAPLLDEAKRQLHEEADYAREGHYLGRFADLLAGAPDFVVPGRHEDLTTENVLAMDFVEGVGIETLTDAPQAERDRVMGLLVSLLFRELFEFRLMQTDPNFANYRYQPETGRVVLLDFGASREFPAAMTEAFRGLMRAGLAGDRAAIRQAILEIGFFAEDTAARHQQLMIDMFEMSMEPLHRPGAFDFAENDVALRMRDAGMALGQDRDFWHVPPMDTLFMQRKFGGMYLLASRLRARIDLREILAPYV
- a CDS encoding phosphodiester glycosidase family protein; amino-acid sequence: MAMRIRAAPLLLAVLLPLPAAAEPACHPLTHEGRGYVICSADPATDDLRLFLRTEQGGIYGSFGRVNQALAAGGETLAFAMNAGMYHPDRRPVGLYVENGKQEMRAVAPAGPGNFGMLPNGVLCLEDGRAEVIETRAYLADPPDCRYATQSGPMLVIDGALHPRFLPDSTSRHVRNGVGVDAAGRVHFAISDAPVSFHEFARLFRDVLETPNALYFDGKVSKLYAPALGRHDAGLPMGPIVGAVVPAGD
- a CDS encoding DUF1674 domain-containing protein; translated protein: MSDDAENTARKDLPPAARRALAEAAERRKAAEAAEAARPVELGGRDGPDPARYGDWEKKGIAIDF
- the dapB gene encoding 4-hydroxy-tetrahydrodipicolinate reductase → MDSLPGIVVMGASGRMGQMLIGAVLQSGKARLAGCVERPGHPWIGRDVGEAMGGPAVGVKVTDDALAVIAKAQAVIDFTTPEATVATATLTAQARAVHVIGTTGFEPEHLQKIKAAARHAVIVRAGNMSLGVNLLMQLTRRVAAALDDDFDIEIVEAHHRHKVDAPSGTALMLGQAAAEGRHIALDDCSERGRDGITGERAKGAIGFSAIRGGDIVGEHDVIFAGEGERIVLRHVATDRRIFARGALKAALWGQDQKPGEYDMLDVLGL